A window from Schistosoma haematobium chromosome 3, whole genome shotgun sequence encodes these proteins:
- a CDS encoding hypothetical protein (EggNog:ENOG410VD12~COG:S), translating to MFLQVKIPRQDRGAFRLLWWEDGDIRRTAKEYCLTVHPFGAVSSPFCAYFALKKAVDIFGKEFNEDIQDVVDRSFCVDDYLASIDNVQDAIELAKALGSLLRKGEFRLTKWISNCLQVLESIHPEERVEAVREIDFERLPTERTLGLFWNTMVDSFEFKVRIPKRPLTRRGILSSVASLYDPLGLVAPFILPMKQLLQRLGKLGLGWDEEIPNEESKCWLKILIEFQRVENASFPRRVLLPQSDRSLLEPHIFSDASETGYGAVAYVRSYISDTEICSRLVTAKARVAPLKVQTIPRLELTAAVLAARMGYHLQSELDIKFAEVNFWTDSMIVLEMRKASLKHS from the coding sequence ATGTTTCTTCAAGTAAAGATTCCGAGACAAGACAGGGGAGCATTTCGTCTATTGTGGTGGGAAGACGGTGATATAAGACGAACGGCTAAGGAATATTGTTTAACAGTTCATCCGTTTGGAGCCGTGTCCTCCCCCTTTTGCGCCTATTTCGCTCTTAAGAAGGCGGTAGATATATTCGGTAAGGAATTCAATGAAGATATCCAGGATGTCGTAGATAGGAGTTTCTGTGTCGACGACTATTTAGCCTCTATTGATAATGTACAGGATGCGATTGAGCTGGCAAAGGCCCTTGGTTCTCTCCTCAGAAAAGGTGAGTTTAGACTCACCAAGTGGATAAGTAACTGTTTACAAGTTCTCGAATCAATTCATCCAGAAGAGAGAGTAGAAGCCGTAAGAGAGATTGACTTTGAAAGACTTCCTACGGAACGCACGTTGGGATTATTTTGGAATACTATGGTTGATTCGTTTGAATTTAAAGTTCGGATACCGAAACGCCCCCTCACTAGGCGAGGTATATTGTCAAGTGTAGCCTCACTTTACGATCCTCTGGGATTGGTAGCACCGTTTATACTTCCcatgaagcagttacttcaacgTTTAGGTAAATTGGGACTAGGATGGGACGAAGAGATTCCAAATGAGGAAAGTAAATGTTGGTTAAAGATTTTAATTGAATTTCAGAGGGTTGAGAACGCTAGTTTTCCACGTCGTGTATTGTTACCGCAATCAGATCGTTCGCTCCTGGAACCTCATATTTTCAGTGATGCATCGGAAACTGGATATGGTGCAGTGGCATACGTCCGCTCTTACATTTCTGACACTGAAATATGTTCTCGTCTTGTTACGGCTAAGGCAAGAGTAGCCCCCTTGAAGGTTCAAACTATACCGCGCTTGGAACTTACGGCAGCAGTTTTAGCAGCTCGCATGGGATACCACCTGCAGTCAGAATTAGATATTAAGTTTGCAGAGGTTAATTTTTGGACGGATTCCATGATTGTCTTAGAAATGAGAAAAGCCAGTTTAAAACATTCATAG